A stretch of the Desulfurellaceae bacterium genome encodes the following:
- a CDS encoding amidohydrolase family protein — protein sequence MSRSYNVIDSDGHVLEPPTFWTEYIDPEYRERAPELFVDTDGRERLRIEGKVFGGPTGLGLVGAIGARQGDTSIRIKYTEGRKGGFDPHARIPDLDLDGIDAVFLYPSVGLFVGAIQDPQLAAAASRAYNRWLADYCQPYPDRLFGVAMLPMQSIDLAIEEMRYARNELGMSSGFLRPNPYNNRMLGHPDYDVFWAEAQELDFSIGIHEGTGGMPAVGVDRFESLSAKHMVSHTMEMMLACLSIIWDGVCERFPKVRIGFMESGGGWIAPWLDRMDRHFDDKGLFNDSSLTMRPSEYFQRHRGQPAASGGLCGADQDSVGDRLPASRRLLPRSAGPDCGEAAARVPTQSTGRRRHAVLWLELREQDGR from the coding sequence ATGAGTCGCAGCTATAACGTCATTGATTCCGACGGCCACGTGTTGGAGCCGCCCACTTTCTGGACCGAGTATATCGACCCTGAGTACCGCGAGCGCGCGCCCGAGCTGTTTGTGGACACCGACGGCAGGGAACGCTTGCGCATTGAGGGCAAGGTGTTTGGCGGGCCGACCGGCCTGGGTCTGGTCGGCGCCATCGGCGCCCGGCAGGGCGACACCTCGATTCGGATCAAATACACCGAGGGCCGCAAGGGCGGCTTTGATCCCCACGCCCGCATCCCCGACCTGGATCTGGACGGCATTGACGCCGTCTTCCTGTACCCCAGCGTGGGTCTGTTCGTCGGCGCCATCCAGGACCCGCAGCTGGCTGCGGCGGCCAGCCGGGCCTACAACCGCTGGCTGGCCGACTACTGCCAGCCCTACCCCGACCGCCTGTTCGGCGTGGCCATGCTGCCCATGCAGTCTATTGATCTGGCTATCGAAGAGATGCGCTACGCCCGCAACGAGCTGGGTATGAGTAGCGGCTTTCTGCGTCCCAACCCCTACAACAACCGGATGCTTGGCCACCCGGACTACGACGTGTTCTGGGCCGAAGCTCAGGAGCTGGACTTCTCAATCGGCATCCATGAGGGCACCGGCGGCATGCCTGCGGTTGGAGTGGACCGCTTTGAGAGCCTGAGCGCCAAGCACATGGTTTCCCACACCATGGAGATGATGCTGGCCTGCCTGAGTATCATCTGGGACGGGGTGTGCGAACGTTTTCCCAAAGTGCGGATCGGGTTCATGGAGTCGGGCGGCGGCTGGATCGCGCCGTGGCTCGACCGCATGGATCGTCACTTTGACGACAAGGGGCTGTTCAACGACTCCTCGCTGACGATGCGGCCCAGCGAGTATTTCCAGCGCCATCGAGGGCAGCCTGCGGCATCTGGTGGACTATGTGGGGCCGACCAAGATTCTGTGGGCGACCGACTACCCGCATCCCGACGGCTTCTTCCCCGGAGCGCCGGCCCAGATTGCGGAGAAGCTGCCGCAAGAGTACCGACGCAAAGTACTGGCCGAAGGCGCCATGCAGTTTTATGGCTTGAGCTGAGAGAGCAGGATGGACGCTGA
- a CDS encoding amidohydrolase — translation MARSYRIIDADGHVLEPLDLWDRYMEPAYRERAPQLFVDTDGKERLRLEGKVLGGPTGLGLVGAIGARQGEASIDISYSQGRQGGFDPHARIPDMDLDGIDAAFLYPSIGLFAGAVDDPPLAAAMCRAYNRWLADYCQPYPDRLFGVAMLPMQSVELAIEEARYARNTLGMRGGFLRPNPYNGRMLHHPDYEPFWAEVQDLDFAIGLHEGSGGGMPQVGVDRFQTRAERHIISHPMEMMLACLSVIWSGVCERFPKLRIGFLESGGGWIAPWLDRMDRHFDDKSQFLDHCLRMRPSEYFERQCWISFEPVETGLAYAAERLGPHKILWATDYPHPDGFFPGAPTMIAEQLTADTGRTVLAEGAKQFYQLN, via the coding sequence ATGGCTCGCAGCTATCGTATCATTGACGCGGATGGGCATGTGTTGGAGCCGCTCGACCTGTGGGACCGGTATATGGAGCCCGCCTACCGCGAGCGCGCCCCGCAGCTGTTTGTTGACACCGACGGCAAAGAGCGCCTGCGGCTGGAAGGCAAGGTGCTGGGCGGGCCGACCGGCCTGGGTCTGGTCGGCGCCATCGGCGCCCGACAGGGCGAGGCGTCGATTGACATCAGCTATAGCCAGGGCCGCCAGGGCGGTTTCGATCCCCACGCCCGTATTCCAGACATGGACCTCGACGGCATTGACGCCGCCTTTCTGTATCCCAGCATCGGCCTGTTCGCCGGCGCGGTAGACGACCCGCCGCTGGCCGCCGCCATGTGCCGGGCCTACAACCGCTGGCTGGCCGATTACTGCCAGCCCTACCCCGACCGCCTGTTCGGCGTGGCCATGCTGCCCATGCAGTCGGTCGAACTGGCCATCGAAGAGGCGCGCTACGCCCGCAACACCCTCGGCATGCGGGGCGGCTTTCTACGGCCCAACCCCTACAACGGCCGCATGCTGCACCACCCCGACTACGAGCCGTTCTGGGCCGAGGTGCAGGACCTCGACTTTGCAATCGGCCTGCACGAAGGGTCGGGCGGCGGCATGCCGCAGGTCGGGGTGGACCGCTTTCAGACCCGGGCCGAGCGGCACATCATTTCGCACCCGATGGAAATGATGCTGGCCTGCCTGAGCGTCATCTGGAGCGGGGTATGCGAGCGCTTTCCCAAGCTGCGAATCGGTTTTCTGGAGTCGGGCGGCGGCTGGATCGCGCCGTGGCTCGACCGCATGGACCGCCACTTCGACGACAAGAGCCAGTTCCTGGACCACTGCCTGCGGATGCGACCCAGCGAGTATTTCGAGCGCCAGTGCTGGATCTCGTTTGAACCGGTTGAGACCGGTCTGGCCTATGCGGCCGAGCGCCTGGGGCCGCATAAGATTCTGTGGGCGACCGACTATCCCCATCCCGACGGGTTTTTTCCGGGCGCGCCGACCATGATTGCCGAGCAGCTGACGGCCGACACGGGACGCACGGTCCTGGCCGAAGGAGCCAAGCAGTTTTATCAGCTCAACTGA
- a CDS encoding amidohydrolase has product MGRSYNVIDSDGHVLEPPNFWADYIDPAYRDRVPELFTDTDGKERLRIEGRVYGGPKGLGFAGAIGARQGEASTDIKYVEGRKGGFDPHARIPDMELDGIDAVFLYPTLGLFAGAVQDPSLATAMCRAYNRWLADYCQPYPDRLFGVAMLPMQDIGLAVEEMRYARNELGMKSGFLRPNPYNDRMLGDPDYDPFWAEAQDLDFPIGIHEGTGGMPAAGVERFDDLPARHIVSHTVEMMLASLSVIWGGVCERFPKVRFAFLESGGGWIAPWLDRMDRHFDDHGVFGSTALRLSPSEYFQRQGWISYEPVEGSLTHMVNYLGANKILWATDYPHPDGFFPGAPAMIAEKLSDKDKHAVLAGSAIEFYQLG; this is encoded by the coding sequence ATGGGACGCAGCTATAATGTCATTGATTCTGACGGCCATGTCTTGGAGCCGCCGAACTTCTGGGCCGATTATATTGATCCGGCCTACCGCGACCGGGTGCCCGAGCTGTTCACCGACACCGACGGCAAAGAGCGCCTGCGCATCGAGGGCCGGGTGTACGGCGGTCCCAAGGGGCTGGGTTTTGCCGGTGCGATTGGCGCGCGGCAGGGTGAAGCCTCAACCGACATCAAGTACGTCGAAGGCCGTAAGGGCGGCTTTGATCCCCACGCCCGCATCCCGGACATGGAGTTGGACGGCATTGACGCGGTGTTTCTGTATCCCACCCTGGGTCTGTTCGCCGGCGCGGTGCAGGACCCGTCCCTGGCCACAGCCATGTGCCGGGCCTATAACCGCTGGCTGGCCGATTACTGCCAGCCCTACCCCGACCGCCTGTTCGGCGTGGCCATGCTGCCCATGCAGGACATCGGCCTGGCCGTTGAAGAGATGCGCTACGCCCGCAACGAGCTGGGCATGAAGAGCGGTTTTCTGCGTCCCAACCCCTACAACGACCGGATGCTGGGCGACCCGGACTACGATCCGTTCTGGGCCGAAGCCCAGGACCTCGACTTTCCGATTGGCATTCATGAGGGCACCGGAGGGATGCCGGCGGCCGGGGTCGAGCGCTTTGATGACCTGCCGGCCCGGCACATTGTGTCGCATACCGTGGAGATGATGCTGGCCAGCCTGAGCGTGATCTGGGGCGGGGTGTGTGAGCGCTTTCCAAAAGTGCGCTTTGCCTTCCTGGAATCGGGCGGCGGCTGGATTGCGCCCTGGCTGGACCGCATGGACCGCCATTTCGACGATCACGGGGTGTTCGGCTCCACCGCGCTCAGGCTGTCGCCGAGCGAGTATTTTCAGCGCCAGGGCTGGATTTCGTACGAACCGGTCGAGGGCAGCCTGACGCATATGGTGAACTATCTGGGCGCCAATAAAATTCTGTGGGCGACCGACTATCCCCATCCCGACGGGTTTTTTCCGGGCGCGCCGGCCATGATTGCCGAGAAGCTGTCGGACAAGGACAAGCATGCGGTTCTGGCCGGCAGCGCGATCGAGTTCTACCAGCTCGGCTAA
- a CDS encoding dienelactone hydrolase family protein — protein sequence MRPPEVQSEMMHYPGHGGTPVSAYLSRPTTSGPHPGVIVIMEAFGLNDHIKDVADRFAREGYIALAPDMYTREGTPDISNPDTMLQNVMRIMFSVPDSQAMGDLDAGAQYIKSQADSNGKVGAIGFCSGGRYTLMFGCTSKNLDAAVDSAGGFITQDGPNEQEDTRPVPPIDMIADLNCPLLGLFGEEDPNPSPEHAERLQAELDKHGKTYEMRMYPNAGHAFFADYRDSYRPVPAQDMWHRVLTFYDAHLSA from the coding sequence ATGAGACCACCAGAGGTCCAGTCCGAGATGATGCATTATCCTGGTCACGGCGGCACTCCGGTCAGTGCCTATCTGAGCCGTCCAACAACGTCGGGCCCGCATCCCGGCGTGATTGTGATTATGGAAGCCTTTGGTCTGAACGACCATATCAAAGACGTGGCCGACCGCTTTGCCAGAGAAGGCTATATTGCCCTGGCACCGGATATGTACACCCGTGAGGGAACCCCCGATATCAGCAACCCGGATACCATGCTCCAGAACGTGATGCGCATCATGTTCTCGGTCCCCGACTCGCAGGCCATGGGCGATCTTGACGCCGGCGCGCAGTACATCAAGAGCCAGGCCGACTCGAACGGCAAGGTGGGTGCGATCGGCTTCTGTTCGGGCGGACGCTACACCCTGATGTTCGGCTGTACCAGCAAAAACCTGGATGCGGCGGTGGATTCGGCCGGCGGATTCATCACCCAGGACGGACCCAACGAGCAGGAGGACACCCGTCCGGTCCCGCCTATCGACATGATCGCAGACCTGAACTGCCCCCTGCTGGGGCTGTTTGGTGAAGAAGACCCCAACCCGTCGCCCGAGCACGCCGAGCGGCTCCAGGCCGAACTCGACAAGCATGGCAAGACGTATGAGATGCGGATGTATCCCAACGCCGGCCACGCCTTCTTTGCCGACTATCGCGACAGCTATCGGCCGGTTCCGGCCCAGGATATGTGGCACCGGGTTCTCACGTTCTACGACGCACACCTCAGCGCGTAG
- a CDS encoding MaoC family dehydratase N-terminal domain-containing protein, with translation MAVDKFPVEASHIMMFARSVGDENKIYYDEEYARGTEPGTIIAPPTFAQSSAQFDPDYFLRPKAGQPWFGSGKEPTGIQKKEGGGGGGGGGGGLHAEQHFEYHRHPKPGDVLTATQKPGKKWEKQGRRSGKLIFSETITEYRDQNGELVITARGVGVQTERPVDQ, from the coding sequence ATGGCAGTAGACAAATTCCCGGTTGAGGCGAGCCATATCATGATGTTTGCCCGCTCGGTCGGAGACGAGAACAAGATTTATTACGACGAAGAGTATGCCCGGGGCACCGAGCCGGGGACGATCATCGCTCCGCCAACCTTCGCCCAGTCCAGCGCCCAGTTCGATCCCGACTATTTTCTGCGGCCCAAAGCCGGCCAGCCCTGGTTTGGCTCGGGCAAGGAACCCACCGGTATCCAGAAGAAGGAAGGCGGTGGCGGTGGTGGAGGCGGCGGTGGCGGTCTGCACGCCGAGCAGCACTTCGAGTATCACCGCCATCCCAAACCGGGCGATGTGCTGACGGCGACCCAGAAACCCGGCAAGAAGTGGGAAAAGCAGGGTCGGCGGTCGGGCAAACTGATCTTTTCAGAAACCATCACCGAGTATCGGGACCAGAACGGTGAGTTGGTCATTACCGCCCGGGGCGTCGGCGTCCAGACCGAGCGGCCGGTCGATCAGTAG
- a CDS encoding MaoC family dehydratase N-terminal domain-containing protein: MALSASQLKVGDSHEEQVVENLTRTQLVQYAGASGDYNPVHTDEIFTTKVAGYPSVFAHGMLSMGLTGKMLTNYVGDGRLTKYGVRFTRQVWPGDSLTARATVKEIRLEGEQPIVDLDVSAVNQDGVEVVSGYASARVDP; encoded by the coding sequence ATGGCCTTATCAGCAAGTCAGCTCAAAGTCGGTGACAGCCACGAGGAGCAGGTTGTCGAGAACCTGACCCGCACCCAGCTGGTCCAGTACGCCGGTGCGTCCGGTGACTACAACCCGGTTCACACCGATGAAATCTTCACCACCAAGGTGGCCGGCTATCCCTCGGTGTTTGCCCACGGCATGCTCAGCATGGGTCTGACCGGCAAAATGTTGACCAACTACGTCGGGGACGGACGTCTGACCAAGTACGGCGTGCGTTTTACCCGTCAGGTCTGGCCCGGCGACAGCCTGACCGCCCGGGCGACGGTCAAGGAAATTCGGCTCGAAGGCGAGCAGCCGATTGTCGATCTTGACGTCTCGGCCGTGAATCAGGACGGTGTCGAAGTGGTCAGCGGCTACGCCTCGGCCCGGGTTGATCCCTAG
- a CDS encoding amidohydrolase family protein, with protein MQYDLIIQNGTVIDGSGLPRFRADVGIIDGKIASIGRIRGESAQEVVDAEGHVVAPGFIDGHTHMDAQVSWDPLGTCSCWHGITSVIMGNCGFSLAPCKESEKDMVMRNLERAEDIAPEAMNAGINWTWETFPEYLDSVERLPKGINYGAYMGHSALRTYIMGERAFTEQASESDLERMKQQVREAIQAGAMGFTTSRTRNHQTPQRQPVASRLATWDEVRQLVGVMGELGAGIFEIAGEDTGRDPERIAEYQARLKALAVETGVPVTYGMFTMRRAPDCWQSYYELADETAAAGGRMFMQVHSRSLNAVLSFETNTPFDRLPTWRRLKKMGSLAEKEAALRDPDFRRTLVEEARDQEPDGGRGTGPEARAADYDWLYVMDSPNPPHRSVAEIAAAQGKDPVEVFIDLALDKGLKQFYLQPLANEDQDHALQMIKHPRSVVTFSDSGAHVSQIMDSSLQTHLLSHWVREKQEVTLEEAVRMLSFVPASQWGLNGRGLLREGMTADVVVFNPDTVAPMMPELTYDLPAGARRLKQKAAGFLATVVNGQVVLRNNEHTGALPGQLLRGPLARA; from the coding sequence ATGCAGTACGATCTGATTATTCAGAATGGAACGGTCATTGACGGCTCGGGTCTGCCGCGCTTTCGGGCCGATGTCGGCATCATCGACGGCAAGATCGCCTCAATCGGCCGGATCCGGGGAGAAAGCGCCCAGGAAGTCGTTGACGCCGAGGGCCACGTGGTCGCCCCCGGTTTCATCGACGGCCACACCCACATGGACGCCCAGGTGTCCTGGGACCCGCTGGGCACGTGTTCGTGCTGGCACGGCATCACCAGCGTGATTATGGGCAACTGTGGCTTTTCGCTCGCGCCGTGCAAAGAGAGCGAAAAAGACATGGTCATGCGCAACCTGGAACGCGCCGAAGACATTGCGCCCGAGGCCATGAACGCCGGTATCAACTGGACCTGGGAGACCTTTCCTGAATACCTGGACAGCGTTGAGCGCCTGCCCAAGGGCATCAACTATGGTGCCTACATGGGCCACTCGGCACTGCGGACCTATATCATGGGTGAGCGAGCGTTTACCGAGCAAGCTTCCGAGAGCGACCTGGAGCGCATGAAGCAGCAGGTGCGCGAAGCCATTCAGGCCGGGGCGATGGGGTTTACCACCTCGCGGACGCGTAACCACCAGACGCCCCAGCGTCAGCCGGTGGCCAGCCGCCTGGCGACCTGGGACGAAGTCCGCCAGCTGGTCGGGGTGATGGGTGAACTCGGCGCCGGCATTTTTGAGATCGCCGGGGAAGACACCGGCCGTGACCCCGAGCGCATCGCCGAATACCAGGCCCGGCTCAAGGCCCTGGCCGTCGAGACCGGCGTGCCGGTGACCTACGGCATGTTTACCATGCGACGCGCCCCGGACTGCTGGCAGTCCTACTACGAGCTGGCCGACGAGACCGCCGCGGCCGGCGGCCGGATGTTTATGCAGGTCCACAGCCGCTCGCTGAACGCGGTGCTGTCGTTTGAGACCAATACGCCGTTTGACCGCCTGCCGACCTGGCGGCGACTGAAAAAGATGGGTTCGCTGGCAGAAAAAGAGGCCGCGCTGCGCGACCCTGACTTCCGTCGCACACTCGTCGAAGAAGCCCGCGATCAAGAGCCCGACGGTGGCCGGGGTACCGGCCCCGAGGCCCGGGCGGCCGATTACGATTGGCTGTATGTCATGGACAGCCCCAACCCGCCCCACCGCTCGGTTGCCGAAATCGCCGCCGCCCAGGGTAAAGATCCGGTCGAGGTGTTCATCGACCTGGCCCTTGACAAGGGCTTGAAGCAGTTCTACCTGCAACCGCTGGCCAACGAGGATCAGGACCACGCGCTGCAGATGATCAAGCATCCGCGGTCGGTGGTGACCTTCTCGGACTCCGGGGCGCACGTGTCTCAGATCATGGACTCCTCGCTGCAAACCCATTTGCTCAGCCACTGGGTGCGCGAGAAACAGGAAGTGACGCTTGAGGAGGCGGTGCGGATGCTGAGCTTCGTCCCGGCCTCGCAGTGGGGGCTGAACGGGCGGGGTCTGCTGCGCGAGGGCATGACCGCCGACGTGGTGGTCTTCAATCCCGACACCGTTGCCCCGATGATGCCGGAGCTGACCTACGATCTGCCGGCCGGCGCGCGGCGGCTTAAGCAGAAGGCGGCCGGTTTCCTGGCCACCGTGGTCAACGGTCAGGTTGTGCTGCGCAACAACGAACACACCGGCGCCCTGCCCGGTCAGTTGCTGCGCGGTCCCCTGGCTCGCGCCTAA
- a CDS encoding GNAT family N-acetyltransferase, with protein MGSRTDFLASALQADREEVHLEVRIAEVDSDWEIAGRLLIQLRSAYDLRTIVSQMKAQQKRGYTVVYIKDGGAAVCAAGFVIETRLAWEKHMYIEDLVTDAQRRSSGIGKVMLDWLKSYAKENGCDQIHLDSGVQRFPAHRFYLREGFNIASHHFSIANLK; from the coding sequence GTGGGCTCCCGCACCGACTTCCTGGCGTCGGCGTTGCAGGCGGACCGAGAGGAGGTTCATTTGGAAGTCAGGATCGCAGAAGTTGATTCAGACTGGGAAATAGCTGGTAGGTTGTTGATTCAGCTTAGATCGGCCTATGACCTGCGCACGATAGTATCTCAGATGAAGGCCCAGCAGAAGAGAGGTTACACAGTCGTCTATATCAAGGATGGTGGTGCAGCAGTTTGCGCTGCCGGATTCGTGATTGAGACCAGATTGGCTTGGGAGAAACACATGTATATTGAGGATCTGGTCACGGATGCACAGCGGCGCTCCTCTGGCATAGGCAAAGTCATGCTGGATTGGCTCAAGTCCTATGCCAAAGAGAATGGCTGCGATCAGATCCATTTGGATTCGGGCGTTCAAAGGTTTCCTGCCCATAGGTTCTATCTGCGCGAGGGGTTCAATATCGCAAGCCATCACTTCTCGATTGCGAATCTCAAATGA
- a CDS encoding tetratricopeptide repeat protein, whose protein sequence is MTTDTQWQTLNEEGFRLYQQGAYDRAEQLFREALERVETFGPKDTRVAMVLNNLANLCHNQGKLDEAEQHYQRALDIRREQYGPDHPFVAQSLNNLASLYRELGRLDEAETFLQKVLTIAEAIVGPDHWRVTNCLNNLAAVYMAQARYEEASSLFDRSLTIRTRFFGPDHHSVATTLCGQAEVAVAQGQDAAAAPIFQRALDIRQQKLGADHPAVALLIEKYAPLLHRADRRDEALALEAKAREIRVKHKHVDAVEDHKE, encoded by the coding sequence ATGACTACAGACACACAGTGGCAAACGCTCAACGAGGAGGGCTTCCGGCTGTACCAGCAGGGGGCGTACGACCGGGCCGAACAGCTTTTTCGTGAGGCGCTGGAGAGGGTCGAGACGTTTGGTCCAAAGGACACGCGGGTGGCCATGGTGCTCAACAACCTGGCCAACCTGTGTCACAACCAGGGCAAACTCGACGAGGCCGAACAGCACTATCAGCGCGCCCTGGATATCCGGCGCGAGCAATACGGTCCGGATCATCCTTTTGTAGCCCAGAGCCTGAACAACCTGGCCTCGCTGTACCGTGAGCTGGGCCGGCTGGACGAAGCCGAGACCTTCCTGCAAAAAGTCCTGACCATTGCCGAGGCCATTGTCGGCCCCGACCACTGGCGGGTGACCAACTGCCTCAATAATCTGGCGGCGGTGTACATGGCGCAGGCGCGTTACGAAGAGGCGTCCTCGTTGTTTGACCGCTCGCTCACCATTCGGACCCGTTTTTTCGGGCCCGACCATCACTCGGTGGCAACCACCCTGTGCGGTCAGGCCGAAGTCGCGGTGGCTCAGGGCCAGGACGCGGCAGCCGCCCCGATTTTCCAGCGTGCCCTGGACATCCGCCAACAAAAGCTCGGCGCCGATCATCCGGCGGTCGCCCTGCTCATCGAGAAGTACGCCCCGCTGCTGCACCGGGCGGACCGCCGGGACGAGGCGCTGGCGCTGGAAGCCAAGGCCAGAGAAATCCGGGTCAAACACAAGCACGTTGACGCTGTCGAAGATCACAAGGAGTAA
- a CDS encoding CoA transferase, which yields MEHNGRMPLEGIRVVDLTIWAQGPLGAMMLADLGAEVIKVEKPGQGDFSRGVQSLFGQPQFLPDGKNLMFEITNRNKKAIALDLRQDAGQQALYRLIEKSDVFISNLHPSALREFRVDRETLLGINPELIYSHATGFGPRGPHAEDPCQDTVGMARSGFMFNTPDADGAPVYPTGALSDILSGTMLGFGVIAALLARERTGVSQSVWASQLSTMMWLQYYNLAQCANVGEDFAPYDRHDVANPLMNLYRCADGRWIACGLFVAPRFWSDFCQVLGLTDIEHDPRFSSDEKRSEHRRELIAHIEGAFATRPRDHWETIFREKGFWFSVVNKVSDLPDDPQVAANDYLMELDNGLKTVSAPFSLEKAPPLRKGAPDFSQHTDEILEQVCGYSPEEIVALKEKGVAW from the coding sequence ATGGAGCACAATGGACGTATGCCGCTCGAGGGTATTCGAGTCGTGGACCTGACGATCTGGGCTCAGGGGCCTCTGGGCGCCATGATGCTGGCCGACCTGGGGGCCGAGGTCATCAAGGTCGAGAAGCCCGGCCAGGGTGATTTTTCCCGTGGGGTGCAGTCCCTGTTTGGCCAGCCCCAGTTCTTGCCCGACGGAAAAAACCTGATGTTCGAGATCACCAACCGCAACAAAAAGGCAATCGCGCTCGACCTGCGCCAAGACGCAGGCCAGCAGGCCCTCTACCGCCTGATCGAAAAGTCCGATGTCTTCATCTCCAACCTCCACCCCAGCGCCCTGCGCGAGTTCCGGGTCGACCGCGAGACGCTGCTCGGCATCAACCCCGAGCTGATCTACTCGCACGCGACCGGTTTCGGGCCGCGCGGCCCGCACGCCGAAGACCCGTGCCAGGACACGGTCGGCATGGCCCGCTCCGGCTTCATGTTCAACACCCCGGATGCGGACGGAGCGCCGGTGTATCCGACCGGAGCACTGAGCGACATCCTGTCCGGCACAATGCTCGGCTTTGGGGTGATCGCCGCCCTGCTGGCCCGGGAGCGAACCGGTGTCAGCCAGTCGGTGTGGGCCTCGCAGCTGAGCACCATGATGTGGCTCCAGTATTACAACCTGGCCCAGTGTGCGAACGTGGGAGAGGACTTTGCGCCCTACGACCGCCACGATGTGGCCAACCCGCTGATGAACCTGTACCGCTGTGCCGACGGACGCTGGATTGCGTGCGGGTTGTTCGTGGCCCCGCGTTTCTGGTCGGACTTCTGTCAGGTGCTGGGTTTGACCGATATCGAACACGACCCGCGTTTCAGCAGCGATGAAAAACGATCTGAACATCGCCGCGAGTTGATCGCCCACATCGAGGGGGCGTTTGCCACCCGGCCGCGCGACCACTGGGAGACGATCTTCCGCGAAAAAGGTTTCTGGTTCTCGGTCGTCAACAAGGTCAGCGACCTGCCCGACGATCCGCAGGTGGCGGCCAACGACTACCTGATGGAACTCGACAACGGGCTTAAGACCGTATCGGCGCCCTTCAGCCTGGAAAAGGCTCCACCGCTCCGAAAAGGCGCGCCAGACTTCAGCCAGCACACCGACGAGATTCTGGAGCAGGTGTGCGGCTACTCGCCGGAGGAGATTGTCGCCCTCAAGGAGAAGGGCGTCGCCTGGTAG
- a CDS encoding amidohydrolase gives MARIIDADSHFMEPLDIWQRYIDPQYRSRCVRFVPRPDSDRYTILIEDNTRARFNVEDFLGVLIGYGQKESGAGLGSFDLAAVSSHSLEDMQARIAFLDQEGIACQFLYPSLGLLTDGLVEDPELAAAHCRAYNTWALDVCTAHRERLYPVGHISLRHPAAAVRELRRLAKAGLRAVFIGAMPVEGKSFGHPDFDPVWATAQELDLAVSLHLVVHPFYLGNEWRREPKPDFMFVSMNVIQDPRMALTTMVYDGVFERFPDLRVAVVESASGWLVEWLDRFDYRYSYMGHTTAMKRSASEYFARNIWISADPDERSLPYMVELVGDDKFFIGSDYPHAEGFVRPVDKARAALARLPQTSVNKILGDNAARFFGV, from the coding sequence ATGGCACGGATTATTGACGCCGACAGCCATTTCATGGAGCCGCTCGATATCTGGCAGCGGTATATCGACCCCCAGTACCGCTCGCGCTGTGTGCGCTTTGTGCCACGCCCGGACAGCGACCGCTACACCATCCTGATTGAGGACAACACGCGGGCCCGCTTCAACGTCGAGGACTTTTTGGGCGTGCTGATCGGCTATGGCCAAAAAGAGTCCGGCGCCGGACTCGGCTCTTTCGATCTGGCTGCGGTCTCCAGCCACAGCCTGGAAGACATGCAGGCCCGCATCGCCTTCCTGGATCAGGAAGGCATCGCCTGCCAGTTTCTGTACCCCTCGCTCGGACTGCTGACGGACGGGCTGGTCGAAGACCCCGAGCTGGCCGCCGCCCACTGTCGGGCCTACAACACCTGGGCGCTGGACGTGTGCACCGCCCACCGCGAGCGCCTCTACCCGGTCGGCCATATCTCGCTCCGCCATCCCGCCGCGGCGGTCCGCGAGCTGCGGCGGCTGGCCAAGGCCGGCCTGCGGGCGGTCTTTATCGGGGCGATGCCGGTTGAGGGCAAGAGCTTCGGCCACCCGGATTTTGATCCGGTCTGGGCTACGGCCCAGGAGCTGGACCTGGCGGTCAGCCTGCACCTGGTTGTCCACCCCTTTTATCTGGGCAACGAGTGGCGCCGGGAGCCCAAGCCGGACTTCATGTTTGTCAGCATGAATGTCATTCAGGACCCGCGCATGGCGCTGACCACCATGGTCTACGACGGAGTCTTCGAGCGCTTTCCGGACCTGCGGGTGGCGGTCGTCGAGTCGGCCAGCGGCTGGCTTGTCGAGTGGCTCGACCGCTTCGATTACCGCTACAGCTATATGGGCCATACCACGGCCATGAAGCGCTCGGCCAGCGAGTATTTTGCCCGTAACATCTGGATCTCGGCCGACCCGGACGAGCGCAGCCTGCCGTATATGGTCGAGTTGGTTGGCGATGACAAATTTTTTATCGGCTCGGACTATCCACACGCCGAGGGCTTTGTCCGGCCGGTTGACAAGGCGCGGGCAGCCCTGGCCCGCCTGCCCCAGACCTCGGTCAATAAGATCCTGGGCGACAATGCGGCGCGTTTCTTTGGCGTCTGA